TCGACCAGCTCGGTCTCTGCCTCCGCGATGTCGAGGGGGGGCCTCTCACACTCTGCAATGGAGCAGAAGAAGAAGACCAAGAATCCCAAGAACATGGGGACGACCAGCCAAACTGTGTCCTGCAGGGCGACGATGTCTCCGATGTTGAAGCTGCCGGCGAGCAGTGAGATCGTAGCGATGATGATCAGCATGGGGACCTCGTAAGAGATCATCAGTTCTGCGGCCCTGATTCCTCCGATGAGGGAGTACTTGTTGTTCTGGGCCCATCCGGAAACCAGGATGAAGAACGGTGCGAGGGCGTAGAACGCCATGATAATCAGGAGACCTGTGTCGTAGTTGACGACATACCACCTGTCGGACAGGGGGACCATACACGCGACCAGGCACGAGAGACCGACGATGAGCGACACACACCAGATGTATGTCATCTTGTCGACCTTTGCGGGGATTGTGTTCTCCTTCATGAAGGTCTTGAGACCGTCAGCGACACACTGGAGGAATCCTTTCATTCCGACCATTGTTCCGCGCCTGTCCATCAACCTTCCGAGGACCTTACGCTCCATCCATAGGTTCAACAGGACGACCACGAAGGCCACGATGAAGATGACCAGCATGAAGAGGACCAGTGCGAACAGCACGGTCACCTGGTCACTGACGAGCCACTCGGACAGCCAGTTGTTGGGGAACAGCAGGTTGATCAACCATGCGAGTGTTCCGCCGATGATTTCCCAGAGACCGTAACAGATGTCGTAGGGCAGGTTGTCGGTGATGAAGGGCGTGAAGGGGTTCTGATAGGGGTCCCCATAGTTGATCCAATCCAGTATAGATGAATATTGAGCAACTGCCATCTTCTCACCTGTCTGTCTCTCCGAGGCACATGTCGATTTGTGCGAGCACAGCGGGGACATCAGCGATCCTGACGCCCTGACACATCGCCTTGGAGCATGATACGTTCGTAAATATCGGGCTGCGCACCTTAAGCCTGTAGGGCTTGTCTGTACCGTCGGATGCGAGGTACATGATGGATTCTCCACGGGGGTCCTCGAGCCTTCCGAATGTCGTTCCGGCAGGGACCTTGGTGGGGGTCTTTATCCTGTAGGGTGCGTTCTTTCCGAGTGCTTCGATCTTCTTCACTGCCTGCCTGATGATGTCGCATGACTGGAACATCTCCTCGATACGGATCATGTACCTGTCGTACGTGTCTCCGACCTTGGTGTCTTTGTTCAGGACAGGGACCTCGAAGTCGACCTTGTCGTAATTGTCATAGGGGTCGTCACGGCGGATATCGAAATCGACACCGCATCCCCTCATTGCGGGACCGGTGAGACCCATGTTGGCACACTGTTCGCGTGTCATGTAGCTGACCTTTCTCATCCTCGATACGAAGACCGATGAATCGTCGATCAGGTAGATGATATCCCACATTGCCTTCTCGAAACGGTTGACTGTCCTCAGGATATCCCTGTCGAACAGCTCAGTGGTGTCGTTCCTGACTCCACCGATACGCGGGAAGTTGGTGGTCATCCTGGCTCCGCACAGCTTGACGTTGAGATCGAGGAAGTACTCCCTCTCCCTCATGGCCCACAGGAAGACGGTCAGGTTACCCATATCGGTACCTACCGCCGCGAGCCACATCAGGTGCGACTGGATACGGCAGACCTCGTCTGCGACGATCCTGATGTACTTTGCCTTCTCAGGGATGTCGATTCCGAGCGCCTTCTCAACTGTCATACAGTACAGGTGAGAGTATGTCATCGATGCACAATAGCAGAGACGGTCGGTCATGGGGATGATCCTTGCGTAATCCCTGTTCTCGGTCTCCTTCTCCCAACCGCGGTGAAGGTATCCGACTATGGGGTCAGCGTCCGTACAGAACTCTCCATCGATCTGGAGCTTGAGTGTCCAGAGTCCGTGAGAGAACGGGTGCTGAGGTCCCCAGATGACCCACATCTTGTCGGTGTCCATCTTCTCTTGAGCTTCCAAAACTGGTACAAGTGAATCTGCCATCGTATCACTCCTGACTCCTCATCTTGTATGACTTCCTGAAGGGGAAGAATTCGTAGTTCTGAGGTGTGAGCAGCCTCTCGAGCCTCGGGTGGTTGTCGAAGACAATTCCGAAGAGCTCCCAGGTCTCCCTCTCATGCCAGTTAGCTCCCTGCCAGATGTCTGTAACACAGGCGATGTGGAGATCGTCGGCGGGCACATCGACGTTGAGGTCGATCATGACACCGTTGTAGTAGTTGGAGAGAAGGTAGACGACCATGAGGTGGTCCACGTAGTCCACGGCTGTGACGACCGAGCAGTGCTCGAAGGTCAGGTTGTCGTGGATGAACTTGCAGACGTCGTGCGAGATCTCCCTGGGGCACTTGGCTTTGACCCTGCGCTCCTCTGTCTCGACGATCTCGACGTCGGGGAACTTTGCTTTGAGTGCCGATGTGATCTCATCGACAGAAGGACTCTGATAAACTTCCGCCATCCTCAGTCCTCCATGAAGTTTCCTCTGCGGAAGTAGTTCTCGATCTTCTTCTGAAGGAGCATGAAACCGTCGATCATCGCGTCGGGACGTGCAGGACATCCGGGGATGTACACGTCGACGGGGACGATCTGGTCCAGTCCCTGTACGCAGTTGTAGGAGTCGTACCAGGGTCCTCCAGAGATGGCGCACTCTCCCATGGCTACGACCCACTTGGGGTTCGGAATCATCTCGTAGAGACGCCTGAGGTCGGGACGGATCTTCTTGGAGATCCAACCGTTGACCAGGAGAATATCTGTCTGCCTGGGGGAGGAACGGTAGATCATACCGTAACGCTCCGCATCGTACCTAGGTGCCGATGCCGCTGCCATCTCGAGAGCGCAGCACGCAAGACCCCAGTGCAGAGGGTGCATGGAGTTCTTCATACCCCAAGCCCAGATGGGTCCTGTCAACTTGTCCACTGTCTTTTTCGTTCCGGTGCTGAGGAGATCGTTGATGATCGCGTCCGACCATGTCATGAACTCGTCAGCACTCATTGCGACTGCATGGGGGTATAGGCTCATATCCATACTTCTGCCTCCTTTTTCAGAGAGTACGCGACTCCGAGAACCATGATACCGAAGAAGATGATCATCATCAGCTGGGCTGTGGCAGAAAGGCCTGCGAATGCGATTGCCCACATGAGCAGGAATGTTGCCACCAGGTCAAACACGACGAAGATCAGAGCGAACGTGTAGTACTGGAATCTGAACTGCACGTGGGCATCTCCGATGGGTTCGGAACCACATTCGTAGGTCTGTTCCATCCACTCAGTGGGTTTCTCAGGCCTTAAGAACCTAGATACCAACCATGCTAATGGCCCGAAAGCTAACGTTAGTAGCGCTACGAAGGCCAACGGCATGTAGTACATAATTAGTAACATTGGCCTCTTGGATTCATTGTTAGTACATAAAGATAAGCACGCCCGCGTTCCTATATAGAGGCCGAGTTAGGACGTTTTGACCAATTTTTTAGTACTGGATGGATGATATTGACCTCATGTCCGCAAACATAGGTTTCATCGGCGCAGGAAAGATGGCGGAGGCCCTCATCGGAGGGTTGATCTCGAAGGGTGTTTTCCCCGCGGAAGGCATCGTAGCCTGCGCACCGTCGAAGAAGACTAGGGACCATATTTCGTCGCAGTACGGGGTCAAAGTCTTCGAGAAGGCGTCGGATATGGTCGGCGAGGCCGATCTCATCGTCCTTGCGGTGAAACCCAAGAACGTGGAGGGACTTTTCAAGAACGAGGGTGTCGCGATCGGCAAGGGCAAGATTCTCCTCAGCATCGTCGCCGGACTCTCTATCGACAAGATAAAATCCTATGTGCCAGATGCAAAGATAGTTAGGGTTATGCCCAATCATTGCTGCATGGTACTAGAGGGTGCTATGGGCTATACCTGCGACTCCTCGATGACCTCTAATGAGAAGGCGGAGATAGCTAGGATACTCTCTTCCGTCGGTTTGGCCGTCGAGGTACCCGAATCGCAGATGGATGCCGTGACCGGTGTCGCCGGAAGCTCGCCTGCGTTCTTCTACATGGTAATTGACGCTATAGCGGATGCAGGAGTGCTTAACGGCCTTACACGCGAGCAGGCTGTCAAATTGGCCTCACAATCGATGCTCGGAGCGGCGAAGATGGTCCTCGAGACCGGTAAGCACCCCGATCAGCTGAGGGACGAGGTATGCTCCCCCGGAGGAACCACTATCGTCGGTGTCAAGATCCTCGAGGACATGGGCATGCGTTCAGCCATGTCCAATGCCGTTGACGGGACCATAGAGAGGTCCCGCGAGATGAGCAAGGAATGATCGATACCGATCATTTCCTGATCAGCGATTTGAAAAGACCGAACCCTACGCGGGGTGCGTTGGACCATATGGAGCCGGCATCCCAGTCCAGATCCTTCTTGTTGGCGATGGTGGAGTTCATCATGCGGGTACCCTCGTCCTTGGTCTCCCAAAGCCTAGCCTCCCTCTCCTCCAGATCCTGAATCTTCATTATGTCATCGACCTTGTGCATGAGCTCCCTTGCGAACTCGGTCCTCATGCAGCGGTCCTTGTACATCGCCTCACTGGTACGGCCTGCCTCGAACTCCTTCTGCGCCAGCACAAGGGCCGCATCGTAAGATACCTCGGCGACATCATCCCTTGTCATCCACTTGGTCTCATAGGACAGGACATGCTTCCACGAGGGGTTGTCCAGAAGCTTCCTATGGTCCTCGAGGGTGCGTGCCCTGAGGGTGTATCCCCATTTGTCGGGCTCCTCGAAGATCCTGCTGCCGGGATCGACGAAGGGTGCGAACGGCGCGTTGTAGATGAAAAGGCCGTCGTCCCTGTTGACCGATGCCCACAGCCTCTCCGAGGCCTGGACGCTGTAGAGGGCCGATTCCCTGTCCTGATAGGGCAGTCCGTTCATGTAGAACAGGTCGAATCTGCTGCATCCGTTGCGGAATGCCGCAGGGATCGTCTTCTCTATGGATTCGTTGGTGTATCCCTTCCCGAGAGCGAAACGGACCTTCTCGTCGTGGGAATCCGGGGAGAATTCAATAGACCATCCTCCCTCGAAGGTCTGATCGATCTTCCTGAAGTAGTCCGGCGTCGCACCGTTGAAGAGCTCAACGACCACGTGATTCTTGATGCGCCTCTCCTTGCAGGCCGCCAGGAACCTGTCGGCATAGTCCATGCTCTGCTGCCTCAGGTCGCCCACTATGAATATCGGCGTGTCCAGATAGGATTGGATAAGGTCCATGTCCTCGGCCAGCTTCTCGGGGCTCCTGAAGGCGGGTGCCTTCCTGCAGACGACCCTGCCGTTCGCATGATGGGATCCCCCGCACTCGGCGCAGTTTATGGAGCATCCCCTGACGGTGAACACCGATGTGAGCGGTAGCTTGTCCCATCCGTACCATGGCAATGCGCCGTTGATGTCCATGTTGCGCATGACGCACTTGATCATGGTCCCGTAGTCGAACCTGATCTCGTCCAGGCTGGTCAGGGAGTATGTTATCCCGTTCTCGTGGACGTGTCCGTCCTTGTCCTTCCAGGTCAGATTCGGGACTTCGGACAGGTCCGTGCCCTTCTCCAGGGCCTCCATCATCATGACTGTGGGCACCTCGGTGGTGTCCCCTCTCATGACCAGGTCTATCTCCGGACGCTCGATGAGCTCCCTGTGGAAGTATGAGGAGGTCAGCCCTCCGAACTCCACCAGGGCGTCGGGATGGTACTTCTTCACGATCTTGGCCAGCTCGATGGCTCCATGGGCATGTGGCATCCAATGCAGATCTATGGCGAAGACCTTGGCGTTGAGCTTGCTGATCCTCTTCTCCACGTCGAACTTATCGCTCTGGAGCATCTGGACGGCTATGTTGACGATCCTGGTCTTGAAACCTGCCGCCTCCAGATGGGAGGATATCGTCATGAACCCGATAGGGTACATCTCGAATACCGGCGATGACGGGATGACATCGCTGACCGGCCCGTAGAATATGGGCTTCTTGCGGAAATCGTATACTGAAGGGGCGTGCATGAAGATTATGTCCGACCTCATGCTCCGTACCGCCTCTTCCTTTGCTGATATGTCCTGATGGCCCTGAGAAGGTCTATGCGCCTGAATCCGGGCCAGTAGACGTCTGTGAAGTACAATTCGGAGTAAGCGATCTGCCAGAGAAGGAAGTTGGATACCCTTACCTCTCCGGATGTGCGGAGGACCAGATCTGGATCCGGGATCTCCTTGGTGGAGAGATGGTCTGACAGCATCTCCTCGTTGATGTCGTCGATATCGATCTCTCCTTCCTTGACCTTCCTCGATATCTCACGCACGGCTCCCACTATCTCCTGCCTGCCGCCGTATGCTATGGCGATGCTCAGACAGCAGCCGTCGTAATCCTTGGTCTTGTTCTCAGCGTACTCGACTGCCTTGTACAGATTCTCGGGGATGATCGAACGGTCTCCGATGACCCTTATGCAGGGCCTGTACCTCTGGACCTCCTCGCTGTCAGCCAGTTCGGTGAGGGCGCTGCTTATGAGATCCATGAGCATATCGACCTCCTCCTGACTTCTGGAGAAGTTCTCCACCGAGAATGCGTATACCGTGAGGTATTTCACTCCCAGATCGAGGCACCAGCGGGTGACCTCCTCGAACTTATCCTTGCCTTTGACATGACCTTGGCTGGCTTCCTCGCCCATGACCTCCCTGGCGTACCTGCGGTTACCGTCCATTATGATGGCCACATGCTCAGGGATGCCTCCCGCTCTGACTTCCTTCTCCAGCTCTGCCTCGTAAGGCTTGTAGGCCGGGTTCGCCATCTTGCGGAAGAGCGACATCTGATCACTCGAAATCCTGCGGGATGCCTGCGGACTTCAATCCCATATCGAAGCATCCGACTGCACCCACTGCACCGATGGCACCCTTGAGGCTGCCTTTCAGCGATATGATCTGGACCCCGTTCTCCTCGGCCACCTTGACGGCATCCTCCGGTTTGTAGAGGACCGTCTTGCAGCTCCAGCCGAAATCGGACAGGCCCTTGGGGATCTCCAGTCCCTGGAAGACTGTCATGACCGCATCATCGGAATAGGATTCCTTCTTCAGGAAATCGACTGCATACTCGATCAACGCTGGGATGTCCTTCTCCGCCACAGCGAACGATATGGCCGTACCGCAGCAGTTGGTAGTCTTGTTGGGGGCGTCCGGGTTAAGCTGCACGATCTTGTGCTCGATGAACTTGCCTATGGGGCACTGGGTTCCCAGCTTGAGGCCGGCCACCCATGTAGCGCCCTTCTCCTTGGTGTCCGTGTCGTCGATACCGATGATCACACGGACCAGCTTGGGCGTGATGATATCCACATGGCATGTGTGGGCGCCTCCCATCTTGAAATCGTCCGGATACTCCGTACGGATGACATCGGGGCATGCCGGAAGACATGCACCGACACCGACGGATGCTCCTGCCATGCCGTACCATGTGGTGCGTACCTCGTCTCCATCGATCTTCACTGCCTTGATTCCCTGCGCACCCAGCTTGGCGGATGCGGGACCAAGGCTGATCTCGCTCTCCCCGATTCTTGTGTTGGTGATGATCATCGTCGACTTCAGATCGACCGATGTGATCACACCTCCTGAACGGCGCCTGTTGACGACGTCCCATTCCGCTGGACCGACGGAGGAGCAGTTCTCTATGATCTGGACCTTCCCGTTCTTCTCATCGACCATAGTGAGGAACTGCTTGCAGAACATCCTGCCGCTCTTAGCCTGAACCTCATCGGGGGTGAGTATCTGGACCATCCGATTCACTCCTCGTCCTCGCCGGTCTCGTAATCATCGGGATCTGCGACGAACACCGCCTCCGGGGGCACCGACCTGCAGAGGTAGACCGTGCGTGCGGCCTTGCCTATGTCGGATCCCATTTCCATGCAGATGTCCGTGTCGATTCCCAGGATTATGGGGTCCTCTGTGTGGACGAGTCCAGCACGCATAGCGTCCTGGAATGTCCTGGACAGGTGGACCATCGAACGGTCTCCGGGCACGATACCGTTGTCCAAGAGGTCCTGAACCTCTTCCTCGTTGGTGGGGTAGAACAGCTCCTCGGGTATGTTCTCGCAGTCCAACCTGATGTCCAGGTCGATCGTGTGGCCGTATGTGGCCCGGATCTTCCCTGCCGAGATGTTGTACCTTCCCTTGGGGTCGGTGTCGACCAGGGATTCAAGGTGCCTTATCCTCAGCCAATTCATACGCGGGTAGAGGTCCTTGATCTTGTCCAGCACGTCGCGTGTGGAGACATATCCCTGATCGTCCATCCTAAGGTTGTACTTGCCGTGCCTCAGGATGCCCGCCAGCGTGCGGCCGATCTTCTCGACCTCATAATCGGACATGATGAACTTTCCTTCCTCCCCGCAATACGGGCAGCGTTCGTTACGGAAATATCCGTGCTCCTCGCATTCTCTTATCATTGTTTCACTTCCGAGACCTTCTCAGCCGCCTTTACTGCGTTGGCCATGAGCATACAAATTGTCATCGGGCCCACCCCTCCGGGTACGGGCGATATCGCCGATGTCTTCTCTTTCACGTTGTCGAAATCCACGTCCCCCACGAGCCTGCTTCCCTTCGGGTGGGTGGGATCATCGATCCTGTTGGTGCCCACATCTATCACCACGGCGCCTTCCTTGACCATATCGGCCGTGATGAAACGGGGCTTGCCGATTGCAACTATCAATATATCGGCCTGCCTGGTGATGGCGGCCAGATCCTTCGTGCGCGAATGCACTACGGTCACGGTGGAGTCCGCTCCTATGCCCTTCTGGACCATCATGGCGGCCATCGGTTTCCCCACGATATTGCTGCGGCCGACCACTACGACATGCTTTCCTGAGGTATCGATCTTCGACCTGATCAGCATCTGCTGGACACCTGCAGGTGTCGCTGGAAGGAAATCCGGATCGCCTATCAGAACACGGCCGACATTGCTGGGGTGGAAGCAATCCACGTCCTTCTTCGGGTCGATCGCGTTGATGACCATCTCCTCATCGAGATGGGACGGCAGCGGCAGCTGCACCAAGAAACCGTGTATGGACGGATCATTGTTGAGCTCATCCACCTTGGCCATGAGCTGCTCCTGCGTGGTATCCGCAGGCATACGAACCGTGACAGATTTCATGCCAAGCTCCTCGCACATCTCCCCCTTCTTCCTGACATAGACCTGGGAAGCAGGATCGTCACCGACGAGGACGACGGCTAATCCAGGGACGACTCCCATGGACTTCAGGGCCTCTATCCTCTGCCTGAGCTCGGCGTAGATCTCCGCCGATACGTCCTTACCTAGTATGAGCTTGGTCATAGCACTCACGGTAAGCAGTCGATAATCTGGTGCGTATATAATCGTACGCGTGCGGACGACAGAGTCAAGCAACAGTTACGGTCAACGGTCGCCGCATATTACCG
The nucleotide sequence above comes from Methanomassiliicoccales archaeon LGM-RCC1. Encoded proteins:
- a CDS encoding NADH-quinone oxidoreductase subunit H; translated protein: MAVAQYSSILDWINYGDPYQNPFTPFITDNLPYDICYGLWEIIGGTLAWLINLLFPNNWLSEWLVSDQVTVLFALVLFMLVIFIVAFVVVLLNLWMERKVLGRLMDRRGTMVGMKGFLQCVADGLKTFMKENTIPAKVDKMTYIWCVSLIVGLSCLVACMVPLSDRWYVVNYDTGLLIIMAFYALAPFFILVSGWAQNNKYSLIGGIRAAELMISYEVPMLIIIATISLLAGSFNIGDIVALQDTVWLVVPMFLGFLVFFFCSIAECERPPLDIAEAETELVEGWQTEYAGMKWGLIMLADYLRGSVSCGMVAILFLGGWTIPFIGGTALPEIVFLIKAWFVFFLMIVVRGAIARVRPDQILNLGWKVFMPLSVFNLAIAVLLKIGGFY
- the folD gene encoding bifunctional methylenetetrahydrofolate dehydrogenase/methenyltetrahydrofolate cyclohydrolase FolD, which codes for MTKLILGKDVSAEIYAELRQRIEALKSMGVVPGLAVVLVGDDPASQVYVRKKGEMCEELGMKSVTVRMPADTTQEQLMAKVDELNNDPSIHGFLVQLPLPSHLDEEMVINAIDPKKDVDCFHPSNVGRVLIGDPDFLPATPAGVQQMLIRSKIDTSGKHVVVVGRSNIVGKPMAAMMVQKGIGADSTVTVVHSRTKDLAAITRQADILIVAIGKPRFITADMVKEGAVVIDVGTNRIDDPTHPKGSRLVGDVDFDNVKEKTSAISPVPGGVGPMTICMLMANAVKAAEKVSEVKQ
- the uppS gene encoding polyprenyl diphosphate synthase, producing the protein MSLFRKMANPAYKPYEAELEKEVRAGGIPEHVAIIMDGNRRYAREVMGEEASQGHVKGKDKFEEVTRWCLDLGVKYLTVYAFSVENFSRSQEEVDMLMDLISSALTELADSEEVQRYRPCIRVIGDRSIIPENLYKAVEYAENKTKDYDGCCLSIAIAYGGRQEIVGAVREISRKVKEGEIDIDDINEEMLSDHLSTKEIPDPDLVLRTSGEVRVSNFLLWQIAYSELYFTDVYWPGFRRIDLLRAIRTYQQRKRRYGA
- a CDS encoding NADH-quinone oxidoreductase subunit D, giving the protein MADSLVPVLEAQEKMDTDKMWVIWGPQHPFSHGLWTLKLQIDGEFCTDADPIVGYLHRGWEKETENRDYARIIPMTDRLCYCASMTYSHLYCMTVEKALGIDIPEKAKYIRIVADEVCRIQSHLMWLAAVGTDMGNLTVFLWAMREREYFLDLNVKLCGARMTTNFPRIGGVRNDTTELFDRDILRTVNRFEKAMWDIIYLIDDSSVFVSRMRKVSYMTREQCANMGLTGPAMRGCGVDFDIRRDDPYDNYDKVDFEVPVLNKDTKVGDTYDRYMIRIEEMFQSCDIIRQAVKKIEALGKNAPYRIKTPTKVPAGTTFGRLEDPRGESIMYLASDGTDKPYRLKVRSPIFTNVSCSKAMCQGVRIADVPAVLAQIDMCLGETDR
- a CDS encoding DUF1743 domain-containing protein, encoding MVQILTPDEVQAKSGRMFCKQFLTMVDEKNGKVQIIENCSSVGPAEWDVVNRRRSGGVITSVDLKSTMIITNTRIGESEISLGPASAKLGAQGIKAVKIDGDEVRTTWYGMAGASVGVGACLPACPDVIRTEYPDDFKMGGAHTCHVDIITPKLVRVIIGIDDTDTKEKGATWVAGLKLGTQCPIGKFIEHKIVQLNPDAPNKTTNCCGTAISFAVAEKDIPALIEYAVDFLKKESYSDDAVMTVFQGLEIPKGLSDFGWSCKTVLYKPEDAVKVAEENGVQIISLKGSLKGAIGAVGAVGCFDMGLKSAGIPQDFE
- a CDS encoding RNA 2'-phosphotransferase → MIRECEEHGYFRNERCPYCGEEGKFIMSDYEVEKIGRTLAGILRHGKYNLRMDDQGYVSTRDVLDKIKDLYPRMNWLRIRHLESLVDTDPKGRYNISAGKIRATYGHTIDLDIRLDCENIPEELFYPTNEEEVQDLLDNGIVPGDRSMVHLSRTFQDAMRAGLVHTEDPIILGIDTDICMEMGSDIGKAARTVYLCRSVPPEAVFVADPDDYETGEDEE
- a CDS encoding NADH-quinone oxidoreductase subunit C is translated as MAEVYQSPSVDEITSALKAKFPDVEIVETEERRVKAKCPREISHDVCKFIHDNLTFEHCSVVTAVDYVDHLMVVYLLSNYYNGVMIDLNVDVPADDLHIACVTDIWQGANWHERETWELFGIVFDNHPRLERLLTPQNYEFFPFRKSYKMRSQE
- the nuoB gene encoding NADH-quinone oxidoreductase subunit NuoB, which gives rise to MDMSLYPHAVAMSADEFMTWSDAIINDLLSTGTKKTVDKLTGPIWAWGMKNSMHPLHWGLACCALEMAAASAPRYDAERYGMIYRSSPRQTDILLVNGWISKKIRPDLRRLYEMIPNPKWVVAMGECAISGGPWYDSYNCVQGLDQIVPVDVYIPGCPARPDAMIDGFMLLQKKIENYFRRGNFMED
- the proC gene encoding pyrroline-5-carboxylate reductase, giving the protein MSANIGFIGAGKMAEALIGGLISKGVFPAEGIVACAPSKKTRDHISSQYGVKVFEKASDMVGEADLIVLAVKPKNVEGLFKNEGVAIGKGKILLSIVAGLSIDKIKSYVPDAKIVRVMPNHCCMVLEGAMGYTCDSSMTSNEKAEIARILSSVGLAVEVPESQMDAVTGVAGSSPAFFYMVIDAIADAGVLNGLTREQAVKLASQSMLGAAKMVLETGKHPDQLRDEVCSPGGTTIVGVKILEDMGMRSAMSNAVDGTIERSREMSKE
- a CDS encoding TIGR04190 family B12-binding domain/radical SAM domain protein codes for the protein MRSDIIFMHAPSVYDFRKKPIFYGPVSDVIPSSPVFEMYPIGFMTISSHLEAAGFKTRIVNIAVQMLQSDKFDVEKRISKLNAKVFAIDLHWMPHAHGAIELAKIVKKYHPDALVEFGGLTSSYFHRELIERPEIDLVMRGDTTEVPTVMMMEALEKGTDLSEVPNLTWKDKDGHVHENGITYSLTSLDEIRFDYGTMIKCVMRNMDINGALPWYGWDKLPLTSVFTVRGCSINCAECGGSHHANGRVVCRKAPAFRSPEKLAEDMDLIQSYLDTPIFIVGDLRQQSMDYADRFLAACKERRIKNHVVVELFNGATPDYFRKIDQTFEGGWSIEFSPDSHDEKVRFALGKGYTNESIEKTIPAAFRNGCSRFDLFYMNGLPYQDRESALYSVQASERLWASVNRDDGLFIYNAPFAPFVDPGSRIFEEPDKWGYTLRARTLEDHRKLLDNPSWKHVLSYETKWMTRDDVAEVSYDAALVLAQKEFEAGRTSEAMYKDRCMRTEFARELMHKVDDIMKIQDLEEREARLWETKDEGTRMMNSTIANKKDLDWDAGSIWSNAPRVGFGLFKSLIRK
- a CDS encoding NADH-quinone oxidoreductase subunit A, whose translation is MPLAFVALLTLAFGPLAWLVSRFLRPEKPTEWMEQTYECGSEPIGDAHVQFRFQYYTFALIFVVFDLVATFLLMWAIAFAGLSATAQLMMIIFFGIMVLGVAYSLKKEAEVWI